The following are encoded together in the SAR86 cluster bacterium genome:
- a CDS encoding CotH kinase family protein: MRVNKFMRWIIIFLLYLLVSCGGGGGGSADIEIVSALPETPTPPNPGYTISGTLSGLNSIRDIELKVNEQSLIVESNGNFSFKNKLVTGTEYEVEVEREPARQDCEITNEKGAIDSDNISNVRVVCEDEKNISLFSLDKINKIRLTISLEEWSALVLDTARSNYSVRNASGPAFALSSWTHSEVYRQADFDFIDDQGMIVESIEKVAFKMQGNTSRQFPIDDSAKRAGTGPSKPQRFSFSIKFDEEFEDDESVYSCIDDNGIPASVDNDSCFKIIGQNIPEYKEADGREFRDIDKLRFRYNRDDPTYQREVLAHEILNKIGVPAARATHISIEFVITGSNEQSLFNKPLPQTFDMGVFIMVEQIDKPFLKSYFDKNGYLFKVGVGNLSGADVVDESCIPYEDSEQFFNTNFCIIGVEKSDPETREEWLGTENYQNPTFVNSPINKNGNAGNVSQFVPYQPSYDLKTKKKSLKEARAELISFAKFVQTYPTAERLATRFDVEGFIKAQAAEIVLGAVDHYVRVANNYYLYFNEPSNKWIYIPTDFDFTLIDIPSIDCAAEPDHPLCNTGILNFNKAFRDIIQMRAFPAQGYPDWAGSPLYPTGVPLLWTLIFSNTTNKDLLYQEIQSILDNQFDWHGVIGPLLDERDRQIRSSILSTEASLGGNSCELVYNSEEISGNQSLFCDKNKASIKRFIEEHSAVLREEIN, encoded by the coding sequence ATGCGGGTAAATAAATTTATGAGATGGATCATTATTTTTTTACTTTACCTCTTAGTTTCTTGTGGAGGCGGAGGTGGTGGATCTGCAGATATAGAAATAGTTTCCGCACTTCCAGAAACTCCAACCCCACCTAATCCTGGCTACACAATTTCAGGCACTCTATCAGGATTAAATAGCATTAGAGACATAGAGTTAAAAGTAAACGAACAGTCTTTGATAGTTGAGAGTAATGGAAATTTTTCTTTCAAAAATAAATTAGTAACTGGAACGGAATATGAGGTAGAAGTAGAAAGAGAGCCAGCACGACAAGACTGCGAAATTACAAATGAGAAGGGAGCTATCGATTCAGACAATATATCTAACGTAAGAGTTGTTTGCGAAGATGAAAAAAATATTTCTCTCTTTTCTCTAGATAAAATAAATAAAATAAGATTAACAATTTCTTTAGAGGAATGGTCTGCTTTAGTATTAGATACAGCGAGATCTAATTACAGCGTTAGGAATGCTTCCGGTCCTGCCTTTGCTCTAAGTTCCTGGACGCATAGTGAAGTATATCGTCAAGCAGATTTCGATTTTATAGACGATCAAGGTATGATTGTTGAATCTATAGAAAAAGTAGCTTTTAAGATGCAGGGCAATACAAGCAGACAATTTCCTATAGATGACAGTGCAAAACGAGCAGGAACTGGACCATCAAAGCCCCAAAGGTTTAGTTTTTCTATTAAATTTGATGAAGAATTTGAAGATGATGAGAGTGTTTACTCTTGCATTGATGATAACGGAATTCCGGCATCGGTAGACAATGATTCTTGTTTTAAGATTATAGGTCAGAATATACCAGAATATAAAGAAGCAGATGGAAGGGAATTTAGAGATATAGACAAATTAAGGTTTAGGTATAATCGAGATGATCCTACATATCAAAGAGAAGTGCTTGCTCATGAGATTTTAAATAAAATAGGCGTTCCTGCAGCTAGGGCGACCCATATCTCCATAGAATTTGTTATCACAGGGAGCAATGAACAGTCTCTTTTTAATAAACCCTTGCCTCAGACATTTGATATGGGAGTTTTCATAATGGTAGAACAGATAGATAAACCATTTTTAAAAAGCTACTTCGATAAGAATGGTTATTTATTTAAAGTAGGCGTAGGTAATTTATCAGGTGCAGATGTAGTTGACGAGAGTTGCATACCTTATGAAGATAGCGAACAATTTTTTAATACAAACTTTTGTATCATAGGTGTTGAAAAGTCAGATCCAGAGACTAGAGAAGAGTGGCTAGGAACTGAAAACTATCAAAACCCTACTTTTGTTAATTCACCTATAAATAAAAACGGTAATGCAGGAAATGTTTCTCAATTTGTTCCTTATCAGCCATCCTATGATCTCAAAACTAAAAAGAAATCTTTAAAAGAAGCCAGAGCAGAATTAATTAGTTTTGCTAAATTTGTACAAACTTATCCAACAGCAGAAAGATTAGCTACAAGATTTGATGTGGAAGGCTTTATCAAGGCACAAGCAGCCGAGATAGTTCTTGGAGCGGTAGACCATTATGTTAGGGTTGCAAATAATTATTATCTTTATTTCAACGAACCATCTAACAAGTGGATTTATATCCCTACAGATTTTGATTTTACTTTAATTGATATACCAAGTATCGACTGCGCTGCAGAGCCAGATCATCCATTATGCAATACTGGTATTCTAAATTTTAATAAAGCTTTTAGAGATATTATACAAATGCGAGCTTTCCCTGCACAAGGATATCCCGATTGGGCAGGAAGTCCTTTATACCCTACAGGAGTTCCATTATTATGGACATTGATATTTTCCAATACTACAAACAAAGACCTTCTATACCAGGAAATACAATCAATTCTAGATAATCAATTCGATTGGCATGGAGTTATAGGCCCCTTGCTAGATGAAAGAGATAGGCAAATAAGATCTTCAATATTATCAACTGAGGCTAGCTTGGGAGGAAATAGCTGTGAACTAGTTTATAATTCTGAAGAAATATCAGGTAATCAGTCTTTATTTTGCGATAAAAATAAAGCTTCTATAAAACGCTTTATAGAAGAGCATTCAGCAGTTCTTAGAGAAGAGATCAATTAA
- a CDS encoding GIY-YIG nuclease family protein, whose amino-acid sequence MCWHLYILECKDRTLYTGITNNLEKRLLAHTNGSGAKYTKGRGPFKLLYQELCKDRGSALKREIFVKTLTKKEKLKLIRSKISS is encoded by the coding sequence ATGTGTTGGCATTTATATATTCTAGAATGTAAAGATAGAACTCTATATACGGGAATAACTAATAATCTAGAAAAAAGACTATTAGCTCATACCAATGGATCAGGAGCTAAATATACAAAAGGAAGAGGTCCGTTTAAATTATTGTATCAAGAGCTGTGCAAAGACAGAGGTTCAGCCTTAAAAAGAGAAATATTCGTAAAGACTCTTACCAAGAAAGAGAAGCTTAAATTAATCAGAAGTAAAATAAGTTCGTAA